AAGATCCAGTGCTAGACCAAGCCAGTCCACAGCCCCCAGCATGGTGTAGGGGATAGCCGGTGGCCCCTTGAATGCTAGATACTTGCCTCTGCAAGTATCCTTGTGAGGTCCATCCCACGTCCCATGTCCTTGCCTGTCTAGAGCCTTCTGTGTCCCGCGGGGAACATGGGACTACTGCTGGGAGCTTCCACCCCCAATGTGGGTCCCTAATCCCTAGGGAACTTATCCCCGCTCCCGTTCTCGCCAGGAGCCGCTTGGCTCCCTTAGCGGCAGCTGCGAGGAGCCGCTCAGTCCGGTCCCGGTCTTGCACTCTCCATAAAGAGATGTACCCTAAGCCCGACTCTGGAAGTGGGGAGCGGGTCTGCACCCTGGGACCTAGGGAAGGCAGCGGTGGCCACTCGGTCCTCAGTTTTGGGGCTAACGGGAGCGGGAGCTCGTCTCCTTCCCAGCTGCCGGCAACCTGGCGGCGGGAGCCAAGGGACGCTTTGGGAAAAAGTAAAACAGGTAATAAAGCTCTTCCCTTGGGTCCCCGCTTCTCGAGGAAACCCAGGACGAGAGGCTCTGACGCCTCTCCCCTCTCGGGATGTTCGGCACTCTCTACTGAGCGGTACGGGGCAGTCCGGAAGGCTGAAGGAGCTGCGCCGCAGCAGGGGGAAAGGTGCAGAGGTGTCAGGCGGCAAAGCCAAGAAGCCGCTGGCTGACCGGCGACCCCTGCCTCAGTCAGGATTCATCTCGGTCTTTCTCCTTTCCCATCCCCTCCTGGGGTTCTCATTTCGACCCCATCCCTGTCAGGCCGTCCCCCTCGCCCTCCACACCGAGGATCTCTGTCGCCGTGCGTCACGGTTCCCCTGCGGTGCGCCCAGGATCTCGCTGCACCGGGACCACGGAAAATTCGAATATTCGGGCAAAATTAAACGGGCGCGATTCGGACACTCGTTCCCTCAATAACCTTGGTCACCGGAATGGATTTCTGCCGGCTACTAAAAGTTACGGCTCCTGTCGAGAAGCCTTCCAAAATCTCAGTAAACACCTTGAAACTCGTTCCAGACTAGTCTTCTTGCCACAGTAGGGGAGAGGGGTTGCACTGGCCGGGAGCGCCGTCGTCTGGACACAGCAGCCCCCTTGCCCCGGGATGGGTAGGGGGACGGACAAGGTGGTAGGGGCCCGTTTCGCGACGAACTTCAACATTCAGATACCTTTAACGATAAAAACAGACTCTGTCGAAAACCAAGATTGCACACACTGTCTCTACCTAAAAAGCCTAAAGTGGGAATGTGTCTCCTTGTTTGAAAATGAAGCCCCCACCCCAATCCTGCAGCTTTCGCCTCTGTGAACTGGATCGGGCGCGAATTACAATCTCCCGCCTGGAGGCTTTTCACATTCATTATCTCACTGCCCCTGGCTAACTGGAACTCCCGGCCGCGCGCTCTCGCAATTTTTTTTTTCGTAAGTGCAGACAGTGAAGGGGCTCCGCTGTCCTCCCTGCACAGCTGTGCGCCCTGTAAAGAGGCCGGCAGTCAAAAGCCGGTCCGCGTAGTGGAGTCTTTTGTAGGATGCACATCAGGCTGTTCCTGCTGATTCCCGGAGAGTTTGGATCCCTTCACTGGTGGGAAGGGGCGATTTTGAATTCAAATAAGTAAACCAAATacatttgaaggaaaaaaggaaacaagcacTCTAGTGACTTAAGACACTAGACTCCCCCCGCCCCAAACAAATCTGTAAGGAGAGCTTGCAAACCTACACTCCAGTGTACTACACTTCTGACATGAGGTGGCTAGAGCCCCCGGGAATTCCCCGCGGATGTAGCCTGAACATCCCTGGGATTAAGGAGCAGGCAGGAGAGCGAGGGTGAGCTGACCCCCTGGCCCCTACCTTGGACACTACTTGACTGTGACCTGGTGGCACTTGGTTTTTCAATACTAGACAAGTGGAAAAggtgaatattttaataatctaGGGGGACAGAATTATGTATCtggttaaaataattttcttatttttatgaacTCATCTTAATAAAGATACTAAACATTGCCCCAGTACTAAGAAAATCAGATACTGAATCAGTTATAAGGATACATATGAGGGAGAGAATCGGTCCCTGTTTGCAGAGGCAAAACAAGTCTCATGTGAAGTAAGTTCAATTACTTTGGAAAACTTAAGGGGGAGTCCTTTATTGGATAGAGTGTAGTGTGCATGGTTTAAGATTCCACTGGATTTTTAATTAAGTCTCTTTCTAAAAGGCTTGTTAGGAGGCCCTAAATAACTGGAGTGGACATAAACCCtttatttgagattttaaagCTATTAAGATATCCAATCCAAATAGAGGAAACCTGGAACATTCCCTGAGGAATGAGAGGGCAAGTGAGCAGTTTCTGCTCAGGAATGGGTAATCCTTCTGATCACATGAAGGTACTGCCTGCATCTTCAGTTCTCTGATTTATATCAGCAATAATGGAAGGTTACCTTTTTATCAAACGTCCTAAGCTCTCTGTTTAACTCTCCAGCACTATAATAATACCTTGCTTATAACTAGTGAGTACAGTTTTAAATAAGCATATTATAGTTTTCAAAAGTTCATTGGGAAAATGTTTTCTCACAACAATGTCATTAAATAGTtgggaaaactgagacccagagaggtgaaAGAACTCGTCCAAGGTCATGCCAAGGCTTAAATCCAGGCTGGATTCCCTCTCAGCTCAAGGTCTTTCTCCCACAACCCAGCTTCATAGGATGGTGTTTTGCTCTGGGCCTTAATAGTGTggactttgtgttctcttttttgttgctgatgttctgggttttttgtttgtttgcttgtttttattgagatataattcatatacctcATATACCATAATATTCACCCTTTAAAGTGTAGGATTCAGTAGTTTTTTGTATATACACAAAGTTGTGCGATTATCACAatctaatttcagaatattttcaacaCCCCAAAAAGAACCTCATACCAATTAGTAGTCACTCCATACTCCCCGCCACTTTCCAGCTCCTAGAAACCATAAATCTGCTTTCACTCTCTATGgacttgcctattctggacatttcacaaaAACGGACTcttacaatatgtggcctttgcaTCTGGCttttttcccttagcataatgttttcagattCATCAATGTAGTAGCATGGGTcaacacttcattccttttcatggctgaataatattccattgtatagatacaccacatttcatttactcattccTTGGTGGATGTTtgagttctttccactttttgattattgtgaataatgctgctatgaacattttggGTTCTCTTTCAGCCCCAAGAAACCCTGGCCCAAGTTAGACAGGCAGAGGGCCTCTTAGTGCCAGCTCACACCTCCCCTCTACCCCAGGTAGAGCTGGACAGCCAGCCAAGGCCTGTCCCATGCACTCCAACTTTCTCTGGCCAATGCTTATCTGAATTTATTAGATCATTTGTTAAAGCTACATGGGACCATTGGTTGATACTCTAATGTATAAGACTAGCAAAATGGGAATTTGATGCAAACCCAATAAGAATGAAAATGTCTTTCAGTTTGAATACAAGCAGAACATTGTCAATTTGTTTCCACACATTTGGGGACATCTATCTCTTCATAGGAAGTTACATAGGAGCCTGTTGGCTGCTTCACCCATCCAGGCCCTGCCCCTCCTGCTGCTCCCATCCCAGCAGCTTAATGAAGGGGGACTACATTTGAcccaatttttgaaaataaaaacaagcccaGAACCCAGCTTTACTACTAGTCAGatatgtgaccctgggcaagttacttagcctctctatGTCTCAGTTACCTCACTATAAAATGCAGATAATCACAGTGTCTCATCATAGGGTTGATAGgaaagttaaatgagataatgcatgtaagcACTTAGAACACTACCCAGAACAGAGTAAGCATTCAAAAACCACTGGCGATTATCATGATTATTATCCTGAAAGTTTCTAATACTCTGTCTAGACTCTACTCTGTTGCACTTCCGTTGAGAACAGGGGCTCTCTGCGATATCAGGAGACTCTGCACCCAGCACACCCAGGCTCCAATTCCTGGCAGAAGCCAACCAATGGGCACTCACTAGCATCCCAGGCCCCTGTGAGTGTGTCAGATGGAAAGGGACATACAGAGTGACTTGCCTTTTCACTGTCCCCACAACCCCCGAGATGCTTCACTGACATAGTTTGTATCCTTTTCCACAAGAAAGAACAATCAAATTCCTTTACATCGTTTCAGTATGAAAGTAGGAAGTATGGTTGGCCTAGAAATAGGTGAGATCCCAAGTGCATAGGTGGCTGGGAGAGCTCAGGCAGGAGAAGCTGGGTTTCAACGGAGCCTGGGGCCAGTCCAGGCTAAGGGAGCTCTGGTTCCAGGTCGAAGGTGGGGCCAGGACTCCAATGGTAAGGTTGAATCTTCAAAGGAAATGAGTAGGGATTTAGGCAGGAATCAAGTCATTGGAACTGAGAACCAGCCAAGTCACGACATTAACCAACTCAAGAGCAGTTTGGGACAGgtactgatttttttcctaatcaGACTGCGTCTAGTCACATTTACTTTACCAACTTGGAGGCACCGTTCACATTTATTAAGTGAACAGAGAGAATGATTGTCCTCTCCAACTCCTCCAGGCTTAATTCATCATAGTTAGAACCACTTTATCTTCTCCCTGTGCTTGAGTCATTAGAGAGAGCAGGACACATCTATTTTGTTTAGTGCAATGAGGGGCTCACCAAAATAATTAGAAGCCAGTATTTCCAGGATCTTAGTGTCTGATAAAGAGTACAGGTTAGGTGGTTCAAATCAAAGGGTGACCAGGGAGAGAAGCAGCACATTAATTACTTATAGTAACACTTGGACTCCCTTCCCCTTGTACAATTTATCTACTAATTAGAGCTTAATGAACAATATCCATTTTCTTAGTTTCTCATTCTAGCTAAGCATGATCACCTGTGCATTTAACAACTGTCCCTTTTATTAGTCATCCTCATGACTTCTCATGAAACAAGCCCTCCTCCACCTGCTCTGTGAGTTCTGCTTCAGCTTACCCCACTGCAGGACATAGGCCATGGGTACCCATTAAGGCCCAAACCAGTCCTCTTTCTGCAAACCCTGCAAGTCCACTCAGTAcctaataatagctaacacataTGAATGTGTGCTTCCTAGATGTCAGACTGTTCTGAGGGCTTTGTttatatattctcatttaatcctcacaatagccctatgaaataggcactattattatgcctgcttcacagatgaagaaagtgaggcccagagaggttaagtcacttgccccaggtcacacaggtAATAAGCGGTAGAGCCAGAAGTCTAACTtgggcagtctggctccagagtctgtgcttTAACCACTGTGCCTCATGGCTTATTTACAGGCCACACCTGGTTCCTGGCTCTAGAGCACTGGGTCTCAAATTTAGTATATGATAGAGCAGACAGGAGTACTTAAGAAATTGCAGCTTTCTAGGCCTTCCCCTAGAGAGTGTGACTTGGCAGGTGTGGACGGGGTCCTGGAATCTGCATGTTTCCCAAGTGTCTCAGGTGATTATAATGCAAGCAGCCCAGGGATCCCTTCTAGAGAAATTCTGCTCTTAACTCAGCCCTGCCCCTAGCCCTTTGCAATTTAGGGATGTCTAGGTCTGTCATCCAGTGACTCCTGCCCAGTTTCCTCCTGAGGGTTTATATGTTAGTACCTGCTGGGACTTTATAAACTTGTTCTAGTGTATAAGATCTTGCT
This genomic stretch from Chlorocebus sabaeus isolate Y175 chromosome X, mChlSab1.0.hap1, whole genome shotgun sequence harbors:
- the LOC140710823 gene encoding uncharacterized protein, giving the protein MLDTCLCKYPCEVHPTSHVLACLEPSVSRGEHGTTAGSFHPQCGSLIPRELIPAPVLARSRLAPLAAAARSRSVRSRSCTLHKEMYPKPDSGSGERVCTLGPREGSGGHSVLSFGANGSGSSSPSQLPATWRREPRDALGKSKTGNKALPLGPRFSRKPRTRGSDASPLSGCSALSTERYGAVRKAEGAAPQQGERCRGVRRQSQEAAG